TAATGAAGAGAATCGGCAGAGATTGCGAGAGAGCGTGTTTTATGAATAACAAAACGCTGAAAACTGACCAATATGAGCGTCAAAAATACCGAAAATGCCATAATTCCAATTGCAATACGCGTATCTTCTATGGGCGTCACATCATAAAATCGATGGGTTGCAGAAAAAAGCAAGAAAAAAGAAGAGCCCGTAATGAACATGGATTGACCAAGGGCTGCGATGGCCTCTGCTTTCCCATGGCCAAATCGATAGAATGTACTTGCAGGCTTTAAGGCGCGCCGAACGGCATAAAAATTAATCAAAGAGGCAATGCCATCCAACATAGAGTCTATGAGGGTTGATAAGATGCTTAAAGAATCTGAAAGCATATAAGCAAAAAGTTTCAAGCCGATTAAAATCAAGGCAACAATAAGAGATGCGAAAGTTGCTATTTTAATTAAATTAAAGGATTTGGGAAGATTTCTAAGGAGATTATCCCAATGAAATTCTAGAAAGAGTGTTTTTTTAGAGGCCATCTGCTAAAGAAGTATCCTTTCAATTATAGGGTTAAAAACGTGTCAAAAATGACAACGTTTTTTCTTTAGAATTTGCTTTTAAAAAGATATTCGTGATATAAGCATATAACAATATAACACAATCTTCTTACAAGGAAGACTTTCAGAAAACAAGTCTTTATGGTTCACTTTCTAGAAAAGGGATTTTCAATGATTTCTCATAAATATGTTTCAATAATTGCAAGTGTTGCTCTAATTTCAACACTTTCAGGCTGTATGACAGGTGGACCCAAGGAAACTGGGGGGACGCTGTTAGGAGGTATTGGAGGTGCTGCACTTGGAGCACAATTTGGAAAAGGTACAGGCCAGCTCGTAGGTGTTGCCGCAGGAACTCTTTTGGGTGCCTTTATTGGAAATAGTATAGGATCATCTCTAGACAAAGCTGATCAAATGTATGCTGAAAAGACAGCTCAAAAATCTTTTGAAAGTGCCCCGAGTGGACAAACTCAAGGATGGCGTAATCCAGATTCAGGCCATTCTGGAACAATTACACCAACAAAAACTTACCAAACGAAAAGTGGACAATATTGCCGTGAGTTTACACAAACCATCGAAATTGCAGGTAAAACACAACAAGGATACGGTACAGCTTGCCGTCAACCTGATGGAACTTGGCAAATTGTAAGCAATAACTAAGATCCGAGTAATTTAATAAAAAGACCCCCTTTTTCTAAAAAAGGAGGTCTTTTTTAGAAAAATGACGGACAATTTTTTTCTTTTTCTTTGCATGTGTGTGAGATATAATTAGGTAAATAAAGAAAATATAGAAGAATCAAATCATGTCAGATCCTTATACAATTTTAGGCGTATCAAAAAAAGCCACCGAAGAAGAGATCAAGAAAACTTATAGGAAGTTGGCAAAAAAATATCATCCAGATTTAAACCCAAATAACAAAGAAATTGAAAAAAAATTTAAAGAAATAACCTCAGCCTATAATCTTCTATCTGATCCCGATAAACGTGCGCGGTTTGACCGGGGGGAAATTGATGCTCAAGGTTCTGAAAACCCTGAACACGCCTATTACAAGGCCTATCAGCAAGGTTCTGGATTTTCTCAGGCACATGGGGGATTTGATTTTTCGGATATTTTTTCAAATGAAGATATGTTTTCACGGGTTTTTAAACAAGGAGGAGCTTCGGGTTTTGGTACACATGACGCTCGAAGAAGTCGTCCTTATTCCGAGAAAGGTCGTGATGTTTCTGTTATTTTACGAATTAATTTTCGTGAGGCTGCACTTGGTACAAAAAGAAGTATAACTCTTTTGGATGGAAAAGTGCTGAGTGTTGCTATTCCTGCAGGAACGGAAGAAGGACAAAAGTTGAGGCTTAAAGGACAAGGAGAAAAAGGACTTGGTAATGGCCCTTCTGGAGATGTTCATATTGAGATTCATATTGAGCCGCACCCTTATTTTGTCAGAAAAGGATTTGATATTTATCTTGAAGTCCCCATTGGATTGAAAGAGGCTGTTTTAGGAAAAAAAATCCAAGTTCCAACCATTCATGGGCCTGTGATGGTGAATATCCCAGAGGGCACGAATACAGGACAAACATTGCGTTTAAAAGGAAAAGGAATCATTCCTGAAAAAGAAGGTAAGCCTGGTGATCAATATCTTAATTTCAAAATTGTATTGACGAACCCCAAAGACCCAAATCTTCAAAAATTTGCTCAAAAATGGCAAGAAGAGCCTTCTGAGGAAGATTCTATCCGTAAAGCTTGGAATTAGCTTTTA
This portion of the Pseudomonadota bacterium genome encodes:
- a CDS encoding glycine zipper 2TM domain-containing protein; the encoded protein is MISHKYVSIIASVALISTLSGCMTGGPKETGGTLLGGIGGAALGAQFGKGTGQLVGVAAGTLLGAFIGNSIGSSLDKADQMYAEKTAQKSFESAPSGQTQGWRNPDSGHSGTITPTKTYQTKSGQYCREFTQTIEIAGKTQQGYGTACRQPDGTWQIVSNN
- a CDS encoding J domain-containing protein; this encodes MMSDPYTILGVSKKATEEEIKKTYRKLAKKYHPDLNPNNKEIEKKFKEITSAYNLLSDPDKRARFDRGEIDAQGSENPEHAYYKAYQQGSGFSQAHGGFDFSDIFSNEDMFSRVFKQGGASGFGTHDARRSRPYSEKGRDVSVILRINFREAALGTKRSITLLDGKVLSVAIPAGTEEGQKLRLKGQGEKGLGNGPSGDVHIEIHIEPHPYFVRKGFDIYLEVPIGLKEAVLGKKIQVPTIHGPVMVNIPEGTNTGQTLRLKGKGIIPEKEGKPGDQYLNFKIVLTNPKDPNLQKFAQKWQEEPSEEDSIRKAWN
- a CDS encoding cation diffusion facilitator family transporter, which encodes MASKKTLFLEFHWDNLLRNLPKSFNLIKIATFASLIVALILIGLKLFAYMLSDSLSILSTLIDSMLDGIASLINFYAVRRALKPASTFYRFGHGKAEAIAALGQSMFITGSSFFLLFSATHRFYDVTPIEDTRIAIGIMAFSVFLTLILVSFQRFVIHKTRSLAISADSLHYVSDILINCSVIIALFLQSWFQMSLIDPIFAIFIAFYILYCSFRMVKEALVVLMDRELSEENRKKIIKTVLSHPHVLGLHDLRTRSSGSHTFIQLHLELNDSMPLIESHTIADEVENKLLKEFPTADVLIHQDPQSTVMPPSSKKGKVWEQYTR